TGTCCATGGAGAGGTCGATGATGTTTCCTTGTTGAGAGAAGGCTGAGCGCAGGCTGTCCTCGACGAGTGCAGAGCCGTAAACATAAACCGTGTTCCCCTTCCGCACTCCTCTCCGCTCTGGGTACGAGTCGGACCCTGAGGGTGAAAGCATGGGAGGCAGGGAGaaatcatgtgtgtgtcctggcaCGACTTCGACATCCACCACACTACACCCACGTTCTCCCAGTAGAGATATCTGCAAAATTGTTTACTCACGTCTAAAtggtccatctctctctctctccctatctcgatccctgtctctgcttctgtctctttctctgtcccggtctccctctctgtctctgtccctgtccctgtctccatctctgtctctctccctgtctctctccctctccctctccctctccctatccctatccctctccctctccctatccctatccctctccctctccctctccttgtcCCTTTCCTGGTCTGAGACAGTGtccttgtctttgtctttgtctatttctatttctatgtctttctccttctccttctctttgtcattatccttctctttctgtttgactttgtctttgtctcgctctttgtctttgtctcgcTCTTTGTCCAGTTCTCTTTCGCggtctcgctctctgtctcgatctctgtctctatctctatctctgtctctatctctgtctctgtccacatcgCGGCTGGCTGAACTGCCgcctccctcttcttcatcccgGTATCGCTCTTTTGGAGAGACAAAGCTGCAGGGACATATGGAGAAATGATGTTACACTCAAATATACTCACTGTCAGTATAATGACTGGTCCTTTTTTGTATTAATCGTGGATTTTGCACATTACCTCTCGTAGAGAGATTTCCTGTGGGATCTCTTCCCAGCCTAGAGTAAGCACAAATAAGATATCATTAATAAGCTATACCTTTGGTGTCTGCTCAATACAGCTGTACAGACTTTTCCTCAACCCTTACAGGCATTTCCTGATCATGTTATATAATTTTAAATGGATACTTTACCTCAGGTGGCTCTTCATCCGCAGAGAAACTCCTCTGGAATGGTAAGAAAGCAGGAACTTGGCCTTTCTCAGGGTCCTGTGCCAAATAAAGAGCAATAATTACAAAAACGCCAAAACAAAGCAAGGAAAATATTTAAcatcaacactttttttttgcttttgaacCACATTCTACCTTTAGTTTAATCTCCAGCATTCGAGAGCGTTTGAAGCCCGAGTTCTTGTTCTCTGATTTGATGGCGCTGATGGCTCCTGACTTGATGAGCCTCTTTGCTTGTT
This is a stretch of genomic DNA from Limanda limanda chromosome 19, fLimLim1.1, whole genome shotgun sequence. It encodes these proteins:
- the nelfe gene encoding negative elongation factor E, which encodes MVVFPSSLTEEEEALQKKYAKLKKKKKALLALKKQSSTNQTNQGGLKRTLSDQPVVDTATATEQAKRLIKSGAISAIKSENKNSGFKRSRMLEIKLKDPEKGQVPAFLPFQRSFSADEEPPEAGKRSHRKSLYESFVSPKERYRDEEEGGGSSASRDVDRDRDRDRDRDRDRDRDRERDRERELDKERDKDKERDKDKERERERDRDRERERDRDRERERERERDRERDRDGDRDRDRDREGDRDRERDRSRDRDRDRERERDGPFRRSDSYPERRGVRKGNTVYVYGSALVEDSLRSAFSQQGNIIDLSMDNPRNCAFITFEKMESADQAVAELNGSTVGDVHIKVSIARKQPMLDAATGKSVWASLAVQNSTKGSYRDKRNQVVYSEDFL